A stretch of DNA from Miscanthus floridulus cultivar M001 unplaced genomic scaffold, ASM1932011v1 fs_847_1_2, whole genome shotgun sequence:
ACCAACCTCAAGAACTTGCATCATATAGTTGTTAAAACTCTTTAAGTTGTCCTTTTGAGCTTCTTGGATGGATGAAACTATGGCCATTTCATGAAGCTGAAACATAATACTGTGTTTATACTCCGTGAAATTCTGGCGAGTATCTAATCAGAGCGATATTAAGTGTTCACCTGCTGCAAGTACTCCTCAACAGTAGTTGCTTCAGATGGAAAAACATCCTCAAAGGTTGTCTGCAAAACATCAAATTTGGCCAGATAAGATTTACATACATTAGTTGTGCAGCAAGTGATATTTTAGAAGCTGAAAATCTACAATAAAAGGCACATATAGAAGCACAGCAGAAAATGACATATTGAGTTCTTTTCTGATCAATTAGGCATCTATTTGGCAAATGTGCCACGACATACACATGCACATTAAGGTTTTACTGGAACCAAAATGGTGTGGAGGTCAATCTTAGAAAAGACTGTAGCACCATACTTGTTCTCCGTGATGTAATTCATGCACAAAATGCCAAGTGTCTTTTTTTTCTTAACCAAAATGGCTGGAGAGATATAAGGGTTGTGGCTATGTTTGATGACTTATTTCTTTATTAGTAAATCATGTTCTGCATGATAACTGATAAGGGAATAAAGGACGAGTCGTCTTACTGTAATAAGTAAATAACTATACGAGGGAAGTAAGGGTTGATTGTCACATCACAACAAAAATATGTGATGTATTTTCGAACTAGTAGCAGCTTCCAGTGCAACCAGATAGTCATGTAAATCATGACAATGCTTCTGTGAATTCCATATCCTATTCTGCTTCAAACAAACCTAGATCCTCTATTAAACCAAATCAATTGCTCGATTTTTCAACACCACTGAAACTAGTCATATCACTATATGAAATGTAGCCCTCAATGCACTATTTCTGGCCCAGCAGGCACGCTCATCCATTACCTTGAGTTCGAATGATTTGAGGTCCCTGGCGAGCTGCTCGGCATTGATCCCCTCGCGTGCTAGCAATCTGCATTAGTACAGCCGAAACCCTAAGTCCCGACAAAATTATAGAAGCGGCACTTGCAATTCAGGCAAAATAGAGAATGCACAGAAAGGCTCCCCAGGCTAATCAAGTGGGTTCCAGAGATTAATCTACCTGGTGGCGGAGAACGACTGGGACGGAGCCTCAGCGCGGATGGTCTTCGCCTTGAGCTTGGTGGAGAGCGCCTCGAGCTGGTCCAGGTTCCTCTGCAGGAACCAGAAACGAAGCCGTCAGGTGCGGAAGGGAACAAGTGTAGCCGGCGCCGACAGCGAGAAGGGAGAGAAGCTGCGAGGAAGGAAAGGGGGATGGCGTCAGGCGCGCACCTGAAGGGGAGGGAAGTGCGGGGTGGGCGCCGCCTGCTCGAGGAGCTTCGTGGAGGAGTGGAGAAGCCCCGTCCAACCGCCCATCTCCGCGTCGCCCCCACCtccaccgccgctgccaccgaCACCGGCCATCACCGCCGGACTAGGAGGGTTTTCGCTCGTGGTTTCAGGGGCGGAGGCTTCCGGCGCGGCGCTCGAGCTGTGGGGTTTTTGCCTTTTCAGAGAAGCGGTGGAGCGTTCTGCTGAAATGGCTGCTGGGCTGGGGTCACGCGCATCGCTTGTAGCCAGCCCTGTGGAGTTAGACTGTTGGGCTTGAGTCTAATAGCCGTACAACGTGCCTAGCGTAGGCCCATTTTAGCCCGCTGTACAGCGGGTTTAGGCTCTCGCGGATTTGGATCAAATTGTTGTTAGCTTGAGTTCTCCACTCTTGAGCAGTACTTCCTCCGTGCTAAAGTAGTCTTTATGAATCAATGAATCTTAAATTtgattagatttatagaaaatattattaatatttatatctctaaataggtttattataaaaatagatgatGCAATTAATCTAGCAGtatttagggcatgtttgataCAAAGTTACTAGTTGGGCTAAAAATTGGCCCAAATTAGCTATGGTTTACTAACAACTAGttgaaaacttatcaaaaagTTCGCCCACATTAGTCCTACTGTTTGAATGCACTAGAGCTAATTTAGGCTTatttttagctagctagcaattagcccttgatccAAACAAGCTttttttatcataaatattagtacttttTATATACTTAGTTAACTTAAGATTAATTAACTCCTCAAAATACAAGATGAGCATTTATTTTGAAACGTAGGGTGTACTATCTAAAATAGCTTCTGACTTGCCCTATTTTTCTTGGATCTAATTTCTATTGTCTCGAATAGTACTATTTGACTTGTTTGGGACTGCTCTATTTTATGTTTTTCAGTTTCGCTCCACGTTTTTTTAACCAAACATGTGCATCTCCACAAACTCTGGTAAAAAAAAGGTGAAGTTTTGGAGCACCTAAAGAGTTGTTTCAAAAACTTCATTTTTTTATGAGGCTACTCCCCGATGGATTTCTTAGAGCAGTCCCAAACTGACCAGGGTCTCTCTCTATTCTTTTTCTCTAATTTCGGCATTCTGACCCTCTATGTTCTTGCGTCTACAATTCAACAAATCGAAAACAGACCTACCGTAGCCGTGAGGAGGCTTGACTCACCAAAGCTCCACACCACCACCTATTCTACAAGTTATGCGCAACCTGATGTTATCAGCAAGATATAAACTTCAAATTCAATATCCCTAGCAAAAATACAAAATCAGAAATTCAGGAATATTTTTCCAGCTTCCAATGTGATACATGTCATAGTTCATGAATCCATCAACTCTTCACCAAAACTTCCGATTGAAAATTTCCATTGAATTGATAAGAACTGATTATGCAGGCAACAGACTGTTACAATGGAAGGGGGTGTGGTGAAACTCTAGAGATCTAAGCTTCCATTCAAATGAATCTAACATCAAATGCAGCTGCTTGAAGAGCAGAAGAAAACCTAATGTACAAAAGTGACTACTTCAACTCCCTCCCCAGCCTATACATGATGTCTAGAAAAAATCACTCACATGACAACAGGTAACCAACAAACGACTTTATCATTGCATGCCTTGTTTGCAAAACAGCGTGCAGGTACCACCATGGAGTATTTCCCCCATGTTGAAGTCTCATTTTTTTACCTGTAAATATTGGTCCTTAGGATCTTACCGAGCACGGGCAGTTGCCGGTTGTTTCGATGAGCGCCCAGACTTGTGCTTCCGCTTTTGGTTCACCACTGCAGCAGGATCAACCAATGGTCCAGACCAAGTAGGCACAGCGCCTTTCTCATATGTGAACACAGTGCTGAAGGAAGATGGGTCTGGAGGTTCGTATAGCGGGTCCATATGATTTGAAGTATCCAAAGGGACACCAACCGCACCATCTTGATGTGGGGGAGGGAACTTTTCACTCTTGCTCTTCGCATTTGCATGAGTAATGAACCTTCTTTTCTGTAATCAGAAAGAAAAGGATAAGCACAAGTCAGTGATActacaaagtttgttttatggTAGTATGGGCTTCCTTTTGGACCATGGCTGGGGACCAATCGTGAAGTCTACTTGGATGTAGGGTGTATTTTACAAATGTAGAGTTTATGTGAAAGACTGAAAGGGCGGGCTGAGACAAAGCAGTGGCTGCACCGCCTCAGAACATTGAACAACTCTACCCTAAGCTTATCTTATTAACCTCTAAAAAGACCAGCTCACAGTAACAAATTGTACCAAAAGTAACAAGTTCATTCAACATACATCGATGTTTACTTGAAGTTCAGCATTTGCCTCTGGAGCTGGAACTGCCTTAGGTCGATCACGTGTTCTCGTCTTCTTGGCTCCATCACCATTAGCTCTACCACCAGCAGCTCTTAAACTGTTGAACATGG
This window harbors:
- the LOC136533303 gene encoding probable serine/threonine-protein kinase At1g54610, which translates into the protein FFTTEPFACEPSSLPKYPPSKEIDAKRRDEEARRLRAAGGRANGDGAKKTRTRDRPKAVPAPEANAELQVNIDKRRFITHANAKSKSEKFPPPHQDGAVGVPLDTSNHMDPLYEPPDPSSFSTVFTYEKGAVPTWSGPLVDPAAVVNQKRKHKSGRSSKQPATARAR